The Ignatzschineria rhizosphaerae genome contains a region encoding:
- the fbaA gene encoding class II fructose-bisphosphate aldolase: MSKVLDVVKPGVLFGDDVQKVFAIAKENNFALPAINVVNTESINGVLEAAAKANSPVIIQFSNGGAQFYAGRGLKLPGYGGHEAAVLGAIAGAKHVHEMAEAYGVPVILHTDHAARKLLPWIDGLLEAGEKFFAQTGKPLFSSHMIDLSEESLEDNIATCAEYLKRLDKLGMTLEIELGITGGEEDGVDNTSVDNALLYTQPEHVAYAYEELSKVSPRFTIAASFGNVHGVYKPGNVELKPEILDNSQKYVSEKFNLPEESLDFVFHGGSGSSLEDIREAIGYGVIKMNIDTDTQWATWEGVLNYYKENEGYLQGQLGNPKDPFGPNKSYYDPRAWLRKGQVSLVDRVLVAFDNLNAMDRN, encoded by the coding sequence ATGTCAAAAGTGCTTGATGTCGTAAAACCAGGAGTTCTTTTTGGTGATGATGTTCAAAAAGTATTTGCAATTGCAAAAGAGAATAACTTTGCATTACCAGCAATCAACGTTGTAAACACTGAGTCTATTAATGGTGTTTTAGAAGCAGCAGCAAAAGCAAATTCACCGGTGATCATCCAATTCTCAAATGGTGGTGCGCAGTTCTACGCAGGTCGTGGACTTAAATTACCAGGATATGGTGGGCATGAAGCGGCTGTTTTAGGCGCTATTGCAGGTGCTAAACATGTACATGAAATGGCAGAAGCATATGGTGTACCTGTGATTTTGCATACAGACCATGCAGCTCGTAAGCTCCTTCCATGGATTGATGGGTTGTTAGAGGCGGGTGAAAAATTCTTTGCACAAACAGGTAAGCCTCTTTTCTCGTCACATATGATCGACCTTTCAGAGGAATCATTAGAAGATAATATTGCAACTTGTGCTGAATATTTAAAACGCCTTGATAAGCTTGGTATGACACTTGAAATTGAGCTTGGCATTACCGGCGGTGAAGAAGATGGTGTGGATAATACATCAGTAGATAACGCACTTCTCTACACTCAACCTGAGCATGTAGCTTATGCTTATGAAGAGCTCAGCAAAGTTAGCCCACGTTTTACGATTGCAGCATCATTTGGTAACGTTCATGGTGTTTATAAGCCAGGTAACGTGGAGCTTAAACCAGAAATCTTAGATAACTCTCAAAAATATGTTTCTGAGAAATTTAATCTTCCAGAAGAGTCACTTGATTTTGTATTCCATGGGGGTTCAGGTTCGAGTTTAGAAGATATCCGTGAAGCGATTGGCTACGGTGTCATCAAAATGAATATCGATACAGATACTCAATGGGCGACTTGGGAAGGTGTTCTTAATTACTACAAAGAGAATGAAGGTTACCTTCAAGGCCAATTAGGAAATCCAAAAGACCCATTTGGTCCGAATAAATCATACTATGATCCTCGCGCTTGGTTACGTAAAGGTCAAGTTAGCCTTGTTGATCGTGTGCTTGTCGCATTTGATAACTTAAATGCAATGGATCGTAACTAA